A genomic segment from Aegilops tauschii subsp. strangulata cultivar AL8/78 chromosome 1, Aet v6.0, whole genome shotgun sequence encodes:
- the LOC109774547 gene encoding uncharacterized protein At5g19025 isoform X1, whose protein sequence is MLRPFPCPHRTPAAAASPPPAAAAAAMAPSSSRSHSHSGGGGGGHVSLSLSPSSCRHTPSSATLDLLILLLVLFSLAFLLASSLAHVSRSLSPLLASPPAAAALASAAAALPYFAAGLPYVAAAAVLATAAFLSCRRLPRRRCRNPRCRGLRKALEFDVQLQSEEAVRAGGGSTVGGADAAMWREIETLPWKGGQSGNNPDYECLRAELRRMAPPNGRAVLLFRNRCGCPVAKLEGWGTPKSKRRNKKGTQGSSLDGGVR, encoded by the exons ATGCTCCGGCCATTCCCCTGCCCCCACCgcacgcccgccgccgccgccagcccgccccccgccgccgcggccgcagccATGGCGCCGTCCTCCTCCCGCTCCCACTCCCActccggcggcgggggcggcggccacgtctccctctccctctcgcctTCCTCCTGCAGGCACACCCCCTCCTCGGCCACGCTCGATCTCCTCATCCTCCTGCTCGTGCTCTtctccctcgccttcctcctcgcCTCCTCGCTCGCCCACGTCTCGCGCTCGCTCTCCCCGCTCCTCgcgtcgccgcccgccgccgccgcgctggcctccgccgccgccgccctgccctACTTCGCTGCCGGCCTCCCctacgtcgccgccgccgcggtgctCGCCACCGCCGCCTTCCTGTCCTgccgccgcctccctcgccgccgctgccgcaaCCCGCGCTGCCGCGGGCTCCGGAAGGCGCTCGAGTTCGACGTGCAGCTCCAGAGCGAGGAGGCCGTGCGGGCTGGCGGGGGGAGCACCGTTGGCGGCGCTGACGCCGCCATGTGGCGCGAGATCGAGACCTTGCCGTGGAAAGGAGGCCAGAGCGGGAACAATCCGGACTACGAGTGCCTTCGCGCAGAGCTCCGCCGGATGGCGCCGCCCAACGGCCGTGCTGTCCTGCTCTTCCGCAACCGCTGTGGCTGCCCGGTGGCCAAGCTCGAGGGCTGGGGCACCCCAAAAAGCAAGCGGCGGAATAAGAA GGGCACGCAAGGTTCTTCACTGGACGGAGGGGTGCGATAA
- the LOC109774547 gene encoding uncharacterized protein At5g19025 isoform X2, whose translation MLRPFPCPHRTPAAAASPPPAAAAAAMAPSSSRSHSHSGGGGGGHVSLSLSPSSCRHTPSSATLDLLILLLVLFSLAFLLASSLAHVSRSLSPLLASPPAAAALASAAAALPYFAAGLPYVAAAAVLATAAFLSCRRLPRRRCRNPRCRGLRKALEFDVQLQSEEAVRAGGGSTVGGADAAMWREIETLPWKGGQSGNNPDYECLRAELRRMAPPNGRAVLLFRNRCGCPVAKLEGWGTPKSKRRNKK comes from the coding sequence ATGCTCCGGCCATTCCCCTGCCCCCACCgcacgcccgccgccgccgccagcccgccccccgccgccgcggccgcagccATGGCGCCGTCCTCCTCCCGCTCCCACTCCCActccggcggcgggggcggcggccacgtctccctctccctctcgcctTCCTCCTGCAGGCACACCCCCTCCTCGGCCACGCTCGATCTCCTCATCCTCCTGCTCGTGCTCTtctccctcgccttcctcctcgcCTCCTCGCTCGCCCACGTCTCGCGCTCGCTCTCCCCGCTCCTCgcgtcgccgcccgccgccgccgcgctggcctccgccgccgccgccctgccctACTTCGCTGCCGGCCTCCCctacgtcgccgccgccgcggtgctCGCCACCGCCGCCTTCCTGTCCTgccgccgcctccctcgccgccgctgccgcaaCCCGCGCTGCCGCGGGCTCCGGAAGGCGCTCGAGTTCGACGTGCAGCTCCAGAGCGAGGAGGCCGTGCGGGCTGGCGGGGGGAGCACCGTTGGCGGCGCTGACGCCGCCATGTGGCGCGAGATCGAGACCTTGCCGTGGAAAGGAGGCCAGAGCGGGAACAATCCGGACTACGAGTGCCTTCGCGCAGAGCTCCGCCGGATGGCGCCGCCCAACGGCCGTGCTGTCCTGCTCTTCCGCAACCGCTGTGGCTGCCCGGTGGCCAAGCTCGAGGGCTGGGGCACCCCAAAAAGCAAGCGGCGGAATAAGAAGTGA